Proteins from a genomic interval of Ramlibacter algicola:
- a CDS encoding N-acetyltransferase yields MRIDVSLAHRDLDAELASLHARMQRRGEALHALPTLAMHVPMPGLAVRYREVDGEFHLYVEDRARGVLAGCTVFQRVAELDRHAGRHVRSPHSRYAHAYRRRGLASALYRWALNAGLCLLSGPRQSAGAHQLWLALARSYELALVHTGDSQLRLLGPDREGRAMGDLGTRMLLLGTGWTPASATGSSAIVAHVGAC; encoded by the coding sequence ATGCGCATTGACGTGTCCCTCGCGCACCGCGACCTCGACGCCGAACTCGCCTCGTTGCACGCGCGAATGCAGCGCCGCGGTGAGGCGTTGCACGCCCTGCCGACGCTCGCGATGCACGTGCCGATGCCCGGTCTGGCCGTGCGGTACCGGGAAGTGGACGGCGAGTTCCACCTGTACGTCGAGGACCGTGCGCGCGGCGTGCTCGCCGGCTGCACGGTGTTCCAGCGCGTCGCCGAACTGGATCGTCACGCCGGCCGCCACGTGCGCAGCCCGCATTCGCGCTATGCGCACGCCTATCGCCGCCGCGGCCTGGCCAGCGCGCTGTATCGCTGGGCGCTGAATGCCGGGCTGTGCCTGCTCAGCGGCCCGCGGCAATCGGCTGGCGCGCACCAGCTCTGGCTGGCGTTGGCCCGTTCGTACGAACTTGCGCTCGTGCACACCGGCGACAGCCAACTGCGGCTGCTGGGTCCCGATCGCGAGGGCCGGGCCATGGGCGACCTCGGCACCCGCATGTTGCTGCTCGGCACCGGCTGGACGCCGGCGAGCGCGACGGGAAGCTCGGCCATCGTGGCGCACGTAGGAGCCTGCTGA
- a CDS encoding amidohydrolase, whose protein sequence is MARDAATAADPILDGLDAMLPALEVLYKDLHSHPELSMQESRTAAVAAEQLRAAGFDVATGIGVTGVVGLLRNGDGPTVMLRADMDALPVEESTGLPYASKVTATDRTGHDVPVSHMCGHDMHVTWLAGAARLLAAARPAWRGTLLAVFQPGEETAEGARAMINDGLFARYPKPDVVLGQHVMVGPAGTVAGRAGAITSAADSLQIRLFGRGAHGSMPQASVDPVVMAAATVMRLQGIVSREVAAAEAAVVTVGALQAGTKENVIPDEAVIKLNVRTFDEGVRARVLAAIERIVNAEAQASGAPRQPEITALDSYPLNVNNRDASKRLVDAFRAHFGADRVRETGAAPASEDFGSFGTDWRVPSVFWFVGGTDPGVYDAAKKANRLNQLPVNHSPKFAPVLHPTLRMGVETLVVAARTWMPA, encoded by the coding sequence ATGGCCCGTGACGCGGCAACCGCTGCCGACCCCATCCTGGATGGGCTGGACGCCATGCTTCCCGCGCTGGAGGTCCTCTACAAGGACCTCCACTCGCATCCGGAGCTGTCGATGCAGGAGAGCAGGACCGCCGCGGTGGCCGCGGAGCAGTTGCGCGCCGCCGGCTTCGACGTCGCCACCGGCATCGGAGTCACCGGCGTCGTCGGGCTGCTGCGCAACGGCGACGGCCCCACGGTGATGCTGCGTGCCGACATGGATGCCCTGCCGGTCGAAGAGTCCACCGGCCTGCCGTATGCGAGCAAGGTGACGGCGACCGACCGCACCGGCCACGACGTGCCCGTGTCGCACATGTGCGGCCACGACATGCATGTGACCTGGCTGGCCGGCGCGGCCAGGCTCCTGGCCGCCGCACGCCCCGCCTGGCGCGGGACGCTGCTCGCCGTCTTCCAGCCGGGCGAAGAGACGGCCGAGGGCGCGCGCGCCATGATCAACGACGGCCTGTTCGCGCGCTACCCGAAGCCGGACGTCGTGCTGGGCCAGCACGTGATGGTCGGCCCCGCCGGCACCGTCGCCGGCCGCGCGGGCGCAATCACGTCCGCGGCGGACAGCCTGCAGATCCGGCTGTTCGGGCGCGGCGCGCACGGCTCGATGCCGCAGGCCAGCGTCGACCCCGTGGTGATGGCCGCGGCCACGGTGATGCGGCTGCAGGGGATCGTCTCGCGCGAGGTTGCCGCGGCCGAGGCTGCCGTGGTGACCGTCGGCGCGCTGCAGGCGGGAACGAAGGAAAACGTGATCCCGGACGAGGCCGTCATCAAGCTCAATGTGCGGACCTTCGACGAAGGCGTGCGCGCGCGCGTGCTGGCCGCCATCGAGCGCATCGTGAACGCCGAGGCGCAGGCCTCGGGTGCGCCGCGCCAGCCGGAGATCACGGCGCTCGACAGCTATCCGCTCAATGTCAACAACCGCGACGCGAGCAAGCGGCTGGTGGACGCCTTCCGCGCGCACTTCGGCGCCGACCGCGTGCGCGAGACGGGTGCCGCGCCGGCGAGCGAGGACTTCGGCTCCTTCGGCACGGACTGGCGCGTGCCCTCGGTGTTCTGGTTCGTCGGCGGCACCGACCCTGGCGTCTACGACGCGGCGAAGAAGGCCAACCGGCTGAACCAGCTGCCCGTGAACCACAGTCCCAAGTTCGCGCCCGTGCTGCATCCCACGTTGCGCATGGGCGTGGAGACGCTGGTCGTCGCCGCCAGGACGTGGATGCCCGCCTAG
- a CDS encoding trimeric intracellular cation channel family protein produces the protein MDARLDAVLHVEWLPYALDLAGAFVFALSGAMAGVRHRLDLFGVLVLSFAAANTGGITRDLLIGAVPPGAISDWRYLGVSVLAGLLTFCFPSRLRQEWNPVLLFDAAGLALFAVTGAGKALAHGLNPVMATLLGMLTGIGGGLARDVLLAQVPTVLRSDLYAVAALAGAAVVVIASQLQLAPGPAALAGAALCFGMRVLAIRNKWQLPVAGSVAGPPQE, from the coding sequence GTGGATGCCCGCCTAGATGCCGTGCTGCACGTGGAGTGGCTTCCCTATGCGCTGGATCTCGCCGGGGCCTTCGTCTTCGCGCTGAGCGGCGCCATGGCCGGTGTCAGGCACCGGCTGGACCTGTTCGGCGTCCTGGTGCTGTCGTTCGCGGCGGCCAACACCGGTGGCATCACGCGGGACCTGTTGATCGGGGCGGTGCCGCCGGGCGCCATCAGCGATTGGCGCTACCTCGGCGTGTCCGTGCTCGCCGGGCTCCTCACGTTCTGCTTTCCCTCGCGCCTCCGGCAGGAGTGGAACCCGGTGCTGCTGTTCGATGCCGCCGGGCTGGCGCTGTTCGCGGTCACCGGCGCCGGCAAGGCGTTGGCCCACGGATTGAATCCGGTGATGGCGACCCTGCTGGGCATGTTGACCGGCATCGGGGGCGGCCTCGCGCGCGACGTCCTGCTCGCGCAGGTGCCCACCGTTTTGCGATCGGACCTGTACGCGGTCGCGGCGCTCGCCGGTGCGGCCGTCGTCGTGATCGCGAGCCAGCTGCAGCTGGCTCCGGGGCCTGCGGCACTGGCGGGTGCGGCCCTGTGCTTCGGGATGCGCGTGCTGGCCATCCGGAACAAGTGGCAGCTTCCGGTCGCCGGGAGCGTGGCCGGCCCGCCCCAGGAGTAG
- a CDS encoding M20 aminoacylase family protein: MTDLLEALAERAGEFIGLRRDIHRHPELAFEEHRTADLVAGKLEAWGYDVEVGIGGTGVVGRLVRGDGQRRLGLRADMDALPITEASGREWASEHPGVMHACGHDGHTAMLLAAARHLAEQGRFSGTLHLVFQPAEEGGGGALRMIEDGLFDRYPCDAIFGMHNMPGIPQGHMALRDGAMMASSDYATIVLSGVGGHGAMPHKAADPLVAAAGIVMALQTVVSRNVPPLQPAVVTVGALHAGRANNVIPSTATLELTVRSLDRDVRALLERRIRELVDLQARSFGVQADVQWRSGYCVLVNTPAETAFARDVALGLLGPDRVSQAEPLTGSEDFAFMLERVPGSYVLIGNGDGSGDAASACMVHNPGYDFNDDNIAVGSAFWVALAERFLAPGQRERQAS; the protein is encoded by the coding sequence ATGACGGACCTGCTGGAGGCGCTGGCCGAACGGGCCGGCGAATTCATCGGCCTGCGCCGCGACATCCACCGCCATCCCGAACTGGCGTTCGAGGAACACCGGACGGCGGACCTGGTCGCGGGCAAGCTGGAGGCGTGGGGCTACGACGTCGAAGTTGGCATCGGCGGCACCGGTGTCGTCGGCCGCCTCGTGCGCGGGGACGGGCAGCGCCGGCTCGGCCTGCGCGCGGACATGGATGCCCTGCCGATCACGGAGGCGAGCGGCCGCGAATGGGCCAGCGAGCACCCCGGTGTCATGCACGCGTGCGGCCACGACGGCCACACCGCGATGCTGCTGGCCGCGGCGCGCCACCTGGCCGAGCAGGGCCGCTTCAGCGGCACGCTCCACCTCGTGTTCCAGCCGGCCGAGGAAGGCGGTGGCGGCGCGCTGCGCATGATCGAGGACGGCCTGTTCGACCGCTATCCCTGCGATGCGATCTTCGGCATGCACAACATGCCGGGCATCCCGCAGGGGCACATGGCCTTGCGCGACGGGGCGATGATGGCGTCCAGCGACTACGCCACCATCGTGCTGTCCGGTGTCGGCGGCCATGGCGCGATGCCGCACAAGGCGGCAGACCCGCTGGTGGCCGCGGCCGGCATCGTCATGGCGCTGCAGACGGTCGTGTCCCGCAACGTCCCTCCTCTCCAACCGGCGGTGGTGACGGTGGGTGCGCTCCACGCCGGCCGCGCGAACAACGTCATCCCCTCCACCGCGACGCTGGAACTGACGGTGCGCTCGCTCGACCGCGACGTGCGGGCCCTGCTGGAGCGGCGCATCCGCGAGCTGGTCGACCTGCAGGCGCGCAGCTTCGGCGTGCAGGCCGACGTCCAGTGGCGCAGCGGCTACTGCGTGCTGGTGAACACGCCGGCCGAGACGGCGTTCGCCCGCGACGTCGCGCTGGGCTTGCTGGGTCCGGACCGGGTCTCGCAGGCCGAGCCCCTGACCGGCAGCGAGGACTTCGCCTTCATGCTGGAGCGCGTGCCGGGCAGCTACGTGCTGATCGGCAACGGCGACGGCAGTGGGGACGCGGCGTCCGCCTGCATGGTGCACAACCCCGGGTACGACTTCAACGACGACAACATCGCGGTCGGCTCGGCCTTCTGGGTGGCGCTGGCCGAGCGGTTCCTGGCGCCCGGGCAGCGCGAGCGGCAAGCCAGCTGA
- a CDS encoding tripartite tricarboxylate transporter substrate binding protein, which produces MKRIATTTLALLAGMLLAVGAQAQAFPAKPVTLMVPYPAGGPSDAIARIFHTPLGKELGQPVLVDNLGGAGGTIAAQKVLSAPADGYTVFQGSPNEVILSPLAISSVRLKAEDFRLVAPIADAVMVVLTRKDLPVNNVDELIALARKSGDKPLSYGSVGVGSLYHFIVENMQQVSGFKATHIPYKGNAPLLQDVGGGQVDFAVLVYSAAMGAMADQGRLKVIGQLGAHRSDLLRNVPAVSEGQVLKNFQYKTWTGFMVPKNTPEPVVQRLHAAIGKTLSDPNVISALKLQTQEPSPVMSLPDATKYFETEMARYRAVARSINLQPQ; this is translated from the coding sequence ATGAAGAGGATCGCGACGACGACGCTGGCCCTGCTTGCCGGCATGCTGCTGGCGGTGGGCGCGCAGGCGCAGGCCTTCCCGGCCAAGCCGGTCACCCTGATGGTTCCCTACCCCGCGGGCGGCCCGTCGGACGCCATCGCGCGGATCTTCCACACGCCGCTGGGCAAGGAGCTCGGGCAGCCGGTGCTGGTGGACAACCTGGGCGGCGCCGGCGGGACGATCGCGGCGCAGAAGGTCCTGTCGGCGCCCGCGGACGGCTACACCGTCTTCCAGGGCTCGCCCAACGAGGTGATCCTCTCGCCGCTGGCCATCTCCTCGGTGCGCCTGAAGGCGGAGGACTTCCGGCTGGTGGCCCCGATCGCCGATGCGGTGATGGTGGTGCTCACGCGCAAGGACCTGCCGGTCAACAACGTCGACGAACTGATCGCGCTGGCGCGCAAGTCCGGCGACAAGCCCCTCAGCTATGGCAGCGTGGGCGTGGGATCGCTCTACCACTTCATCGTGGAGAACATGCAGCAGGTCAGCGGCTTCAAGGCGACGCACATTCCCTACAAGGGCAACGCGCCGCTGTTGCAGGACGTCGGCGGCGGCCAGGTCGACTTCGCGGTGCTGGTGTACAGCGCCGCGATGGGCGCGATGGCTGACCAGGGCCGGCTCAAGGTGATCGGCCAGCTCGGAGCGCACCGCTCGGACCTGCTCAGGAACGTGCCGGCCGTCAGCGAAGGCCAGGTGCTGAAGAACTTCCAGTACAAGACCTGGACCGGCTTCATGGTGCCGAAGAACACACCGGAGCCGGTCGTGCAACGCCTGCACGCGGCGATCGGCAAGACGCTCAGCGATCCCAACGTCATCTCGGCCCTGAAGCTGCAGACCCAGGAGCCGTCGCCGGTCATGTCGCTGCCGGACGCGACGAAGTACTTCGAGACGGAGATGGCGCGCTACCGCGCCGTCGCCAGGTCGATCAACCTGCAGCCGCAGTGA
- a CDS encoding LysR substrate-binding domain-containing protein, protein MTLVQLRHVIALVEAGSFSRAAEGLFLTQPALSRSVRALEDELGQALFDRVGRRIELTLFGGEFLQRARQIVFEVDDIAASSVRLREGRAGRLRVGMGSGPGAMLMTPLLLEMARHHPEVHVAVSRGSTDRLVQALRERQLDALVIDARSLSPSSDLHLVTLSEMRGVFMVRKRHPLLRTRGPLRFEALRKFPIASTPLSDEVARVLVELYGPAAHPEQCVTLRCEEIASLVDVVRDSDAVLLAIRASAPDLVELPMKPTMTGKARFGLVTLAGRASPASLSILRDLAQRVLHD, encoded by the coding sequence GTGACGCTGGTCCAGCTGCGCCATGTGATCGCGCTCGTCGAGGCCGGCTCGTTCAGCCGCGCGGCCGAGGGACTGTTCCTGACGCAACCCGCACTCAGCCGCAGCGTCCGCGCGCTGGAAGATGAACTCGGGCAGGCACTGTTCGACCGCGTCGGCCGCCGCATCGAGCTGACCCTGTTCGGCGGCGAGTTCCTGCAGCGCGCGCGGCAGATCGTGTTCGAGGTCGACGACATCGCGGCCAGCAGCGTCCGTCTGCGCGAGGGCCGCGCCGGCCGCCTGCGCGTCGGCATGGGCTCGGGGCCGGGGGCGATGCTCATGACGCCGCTGCTGCTGGAGATGGCCAGGCACCATCCCGAGGTGCACGTGGCGGTCAGCCGCGGCAGCACCGACCGGCTCGTGCAGGCGCTGCGCGAGCGCCAGCTGGACGCACTCGTCATCGACGCCCGGTCGCTGTCGCCGTCGTCGGACCTGCACCTCGTGACGCTGTCGGAGATGCGCGGCGTGTTCATGGTGCGCAAGCGGCACCCGTTGCTGCGCACGCGGGGCCCGTTGCGGTTCGAGGCGCTGCGCAAGTTCCCCATCGCGTCGACGCCCCTGAGCGACGAAGTGGCGCGCGTCCTCGTGGAGCTCTACGGGCCGGCGGCGCACCCGGAGCAGTGCGTCACGCTGCGGTGCGAGGAAATCGCCAGCCTCGTGGACGTCGTGCGCGACAGCGATGCGGTGCTGCTCGCCATCCGCGCCTCCGCGCCCGACCTGGTGGAACTGCCCATGAAGCCCACCATGACGGGCAAGGCCCGGTTCGGCCTGGTCACGCTGGCCGGCCGCGCGTCGCCGGCGTCGCTGTCGATCCTGCGCGACCTGGCGCAGCGGGTGCTGCACGACTGA
- a CDS encoding TIGR04290 family methyltransferase gives MWGIIPAAGLGTRIQPLGFSKELLPVGSNLVGDVEKPRAVSEYLVDRMLRAGATRICFVVAPGKSDLVQYYGSHARSSDFCYVVQPKPAGLCDAIFRATSLIPAGEPVLVGLPDTIWFPEDGFSKLPDDRLSFLLFPVDRPQHFDAVVTDADDLVQEIQVKHPDAKSNWIWGAFKMPGRLLHDLEALWIERQRRDEYMGTLVNAWIQRGGRAVGVRAGQAYVDTGTVHGYREALNLLGSRKRGEPAEAIRPATVCSASGDSLVKRPGDVPRRTTGRLFGKAEIERRVQELGDWFHNIDLLGVPTAPAHFLGDFPRAKFQSFAHVLPADLHGMTVLDIGCNAGFYSLEMKRRGADRVVGIDMDDYYLDQGRFAAEVLGQDVEFRRMPVYDVAQLGEKFDLVLFMGLVYHLRHPLLALDLVHEHVARDLLLYQSLQRGSADLEPIAPDHDFWETEVFQRPSYPRLHFVEHQYSHDETNWWIPNAACSAAMLRSAGFAVVAHPEEEVFLCKWEPLAPHPSGQRAVYPPRGSWAAGTA, from the coding sequence ATGTGGGGCATCATCCCGGCCGCCGGCCTGGGCACGCGCATCCAGCCGCTCGGCTTCTCCAAGGAACTGCTGCCGGTCGGCAGCAACCTGGTGGGCGACGTCGAGAAGCCGCGCGCCGTCAGCGAATACCTGGTCGATCGCATGCTGCGGGCGGGCGCGACGCGAATCTGCTTCGTGGTCGCGCCGGGCAAGAGCGACCTGGTGCAGTACTACGGCTCGCACGCGCGTTCCAGCGACTTCTGCTACGTGGTGCAACCCAAGCCCGCCGGGCTGTGCGATGCGATCTTCCGCGCGACCTCGCTCATTCCCGCCGGCGAACCGGTGCTGGTCGGACTGCCCGACACGATCTGGTTTCCGGAGGACGGCTTCTCGAAGCTGCCCGACGACCGCCTGTCGTTCCTGCTGTTCCCCGTCGACCGACCGCAGCACTTCGACGCGGTAGTGACCGACGCCGACGACCTCGTGCAGGAGATCCAGGTCAAGCATCCGGACGCGAAGAGCAACTGGATCTGGGGCGCCTTCAAGATGCCCGGCCGGCTGCTGCACGACCTGGAGGCGCTGTGGATCGAACGCCAGCGCCGCGACGAGTACATGGGTACGCTGGTCAACGCGTGGATCCAGCGCGGCGGCCGCGCGGTGGGCGTGCGCGCCGGCCAGGCCTACGTCGACACCGGGACCGTCCACGGCTACCGCGAGGCGCTGAACCTGCTCGGGTCGCGCAAGCGCGGAGAGCCCGCCGAAGCGATCCGGCCTGCGACCGTGTGCAGCGCGAGCGGCGACTCCCTGGTGAAGCGTCCCGGCGACGTGCCCCGTCGCACGACGGGCAGGTTGTTCGGCAAGGCCGAGATCGAGCGCCGCGTGCAGGAGCTGGGCGACTGGTTCCACAACATCGACCTGCTGGGCGTGCCGACCGCGCCGGCGCACTTCCTGGGCGACTTCCCGCGCGCGAAGTTCCAGAGCTTCGCACACGTGCTGCCCGCCGACCTCCATGGCATGACCGTGCTGGACATCGGCTGCAACGCCGGCTTCTATTCGCTGGAGATGAAGCGCCGCGGCGCGGACCGTGTCGTCGGCATCGACATGGACGATTACTACCTGGACCAGGGACGCTTCGCGGCCGAGGTGCTGGGCCAGGACGTCGAGTTCCGCCGCATGCCGGTGTACGACGTCGCGCAACTGGGCGAGAAGTTCGACCTCGTGCTGTTCATGGGCCTCGTGTACCACCTGCGCCATCCGCTGCTGGCGCTGGACCTGGTGCACGAGCACGTCGCCAGGGACCTGCTGCTGTACCAGTCGCTGCAGCGCGGCAGCGCCGACCTCGAGCCGATCGCGCCGGACCACGACTTCTGGGAGACCGAGGTCTTCCAGCGCCCGTCGTACCCGCGGCTGCATTTCGTCGAACACCAGTACTCGCACGACGAGACGAACTGGTGGATCCCCAATGCGGCCTGCAGTGCGGCGATGCTGCGCAGCGCCGGCTTCGCCGTGGTCGCGCATCCGGAAGAAGAAGTGTTCCTGTGCAAGTGGGAGCCGCTGGCGCCGCATCCGAGCGGGCAGCGCGCGGTGTACCCCCCGCGGGGGAGTTGGGCGGCGGGGACAGCGTGA
- a CDS encoding CgeB family protein, translating to MTLRLVIFGLTVSSSWGNGHATLWRGLWRALASRGHTVTFFERDVPYYAEHRDCTQLPGGELLLYDDWDKVRTRAAQEIRAADAVIVTSYCADATAAMQLMADSDTRAAQVFYDMDTPVTLEALRAGRCVPYIGARGLRDFDLVLSYTGGASLQELRDRLGARRVATLYGHVDPQVHRRVPLVESFRADLSYLGTYAAGRQAALQALFIEPARRLPSRAFLIGGAQYPADFPWTDSIRFARHVPPPEHPAFFSSSRFTLNVTRKVMADNGHCPPGRLFEAAACGTPVISDWWDGLDAFYEPGREILVARTTEDVIAAMELTDAERARIATAALERTLADHTSAHRALELEALLDETLAPA from the coding sequence ATGACCTTGCGCCTCGTGATCTTCGGCCTGACGGTCAGTTCGTCCTGGGGCAACGGCCATGCGACGCTGTGGCGCGGCTTGTGGCGTGCGCTCGCATCGCGCGGGCACACGGTGACCTTCTTCGAGCGCGACGTCCCGTACTACGCCGAGCACCGCGACTGCACGCAGCTGCCCGGCGGCGAGCTGCTTCTCTACGACGACTGGGACAAGGTGCGCACGCGCGCCGCGCAGGAGATTCGGGCCGCCGACGCCGTGATCGTCACCTCGTACTGCGCCGACGCGACCGCCGCCATGCAGCTGATGGCCGACAGCGACACGCGCGCGGCCCAGGTGTTCTACGACATGGACACGCCGGTGACGCTGGAGGCGCTGCGAGCCGGCCGCTGCGTGCCCTACATCGGCGCGCGCGGGCTGCGCGACTTCGACCTGGTGCTCAGTTACACCGGCGGCGCGTCGCTGCAGGAGTTGCGCGATCGCCTCGGCGCGCGCCGCGTCGCGACGCTGTACGGCCACGTCGACCCGCAGGTCCACCGCCGCGTGCCGCTGGTGGAGTCCTTCCGCGCCGACCTGTCGTATCTCGGGACGTACGCGGCCGGCCGGCAGGCTGCGTTGCAGGCGCTGTTCATCGAGCCCGCGCGGCGGCTGCCATCCCGCGCGTTCCTCATCGGCGGTGCGCAGTACCCGGCCGACTTTCCGTGGACGGACAGCATCCGCTTCGCGCGCCACGTGCCGCCGCCGGAGCACCCGGCCTTCTTCTCGTCGTCGCGCTTCACGCTGAACGTCACGCGCAAGGTGATGGCCGACAACGGCCATTGCCCGCCGGGCCGCCTGTTCGAGGCGGCCGCGTGCGGCACACCGGTGATCAGCGACTGGTGGGACGGCCTTGACGCGTTCTACGAACCCGGCCGCGAGATCCTCGTCGCGCGAACGACCGAGGACGTGATCGCCGCGATGGAACTCACCGACGCCGAACGGGCGCGCATCGCGACGGCCGCGCTCGAGCGCACACTGGCCGACCACACGTCCGCGCACCGCGCGCTGGAACTCGAGGCGCTGCTCGACGAGACGCTCGCGCCTGCCTGA
- a CDS encoding ion transporter: MDRPAPDAPPPQHWRHRLYRVIWESDTPAGRVFDQIVVAAILLSVGVVLADSVQGWHARWAGPFTALEWFFTVLFTLEYLARLVSVPQPLRYVFSFFGIVDLLAVLPTYLALFVPELHALIDVRILRLLRMFRIFRLTAYVEEYQAMGEALWASRRKILVFLAAVVMIDLVMGTLMYVVEGPEHGFVDIPTSVYWAITTMTTVGFGDITPRTDIGRFIASVMMLVGWGTLAVPTGIVTAEMTIRRHAGRPLPERTRTCGGCGAGGYGPEARFCQQCGRALPAVAPAPGTQD; encoded by the coding sequence ATGGACCGTCCCGCCCCCGACGCGCCGCCGCCGCAACACTGGCGCCACCGCCTGTACCGGGTGATCTGGGAATCGGACACGCCCGCCGGCCGCGTGTTCGACCAGATCGTGGTGGCAGCGATCCTGCTGAGCGTGGGCGTCGTGCTGGCCGACAGCGTGCAGGGCTGGCACGCGCGCTGGGCCGGCCCGTTCACGGCCCTCGAGTGGTTCTTCACGGTGCTGTTCACGCTCGAATACCTGGCACGGCTCGTGAGCGTGCCGCAGCCGCTGCGCTACGTCTTCAGCTTCTTCGGGATCGTCGACCTGCTGGCCGTGCTGCCGACGTACCTGGCGCTGTTCGTGCCCGAGCTGCACGCTCTCATCGACGTGCGCATCCTGCGGCTGCTGCGGATGTTCCGCATCTTCCGGCTCACGGCGTACGTCGAGGAATACCAGGCGATGGGCGAGGCGCTGTGGGCCAGCCGGCGCAAGATCCTCGTGTTCCTGGCCGCGGTCGTGATGATCGACCTGGTGATGGGCACGCTGATGTACGTCGTCGAAGGCCCCGAGCACGGCTTCGTCGACATCCCGACCTCGGTGTACTGGGCCATCACGACGATGACGACGGTCGGCTTCGGCGACATCACGCCCCGCACGGACATCGGGCGCTTCATCGCGTCCGTCATGATGCTGGTGGGCTGGGGCACGCTGGCGGTGCCCACGGGCATCGTCACCGCGGAGATGACCATCCGCCGGCATGCCGGGCGGCCCCTGCCGGAGAGGACGCGCACCTGCGGGGGCTGTGGCGCCGGCGGCTATGGGCCGGAAGCCCGCTTCTGCCAGCAGTGCGGCCGCGCCTTGCCGGCCGTTGCCCCGGCGCCCGGCACGCAGGATTAG